A stretch of the Candidatus Jettenia sp. AMX2 genome encodes the following:
- a CDS encoding 4Fe-4S ferredoxin: MSGCPGSRTIDFSENVNQEGNETGKRPSQLRQWPIQLHLVSPMAPYFHGKDILLAADCVAFALGDFHKDYLKGKSIAIACPKLDSDQEVYVEKIKALIDDAKINTLTIMIMQVPCCFGLVQIAKEGIEKASRKIPAKQIVVGLEGNILSEEWI, translated from the coding sequence ATGAGCGGATGTCCAGGATCAAGAACTATTGATTTTAGTGAAAATGTAAATCAGGAAGGTAACGAAACAGGAAAGCGCCCCTCACAACTGAGACAGTGGCCAATACAATTACATTTGGTTTCGCCTATGGCACCTTATTTTCATGGAAAGGACATATTGCTTGCCGCAGATTGCGTAGCTTTTGCTTTGGGGGATTTCCACAAAGATTATCTGAAAGGAAAAAGTATTGCCATAGCGTGTCCGAAGTTAGATTCGGATCAGGAAGTATATGTTGAAAAAATAAAGGCATTAATTGATGATGCAAAAATCAATACCTTGACAATCATGATTATGCAGGTACCCTGTTGCTTTGGACTGGTACAAATTGCAAAGGAGGGCATAGAAAAGGCCTCCCGTAAAATTCCCGCCAAGCAAATCGTTGTTGGGTTGGAAGGCAATATTCTGTCTGAAGAATGGATTTAA